A region of Lycium barbarum isolate Lr01 chromosome 3, ASM1917538v2, whole genome shotgun sequence DNA encodes the following proteins:
- the LOC132630399 gene encoding probable glutathione S-transferase codes for MICVKSIRKIPNLQDSRQDLRMSSLSRNVTLILVKGSPFTHRVEWALKIKGVKYEYIEEDRNNKSSLLLQSNPVHKKTPVLIHNGKSIAESMVIVEYIDETFEGPPILPKDPYDRALARFWAKFLDDKTAAMVNTFLREGEEQEKGKEEVWEMLKILDNELKDKKFFVNDKFGFADVAANFMGLWLGLFQEGSGVVVVTSENFPNFCAWRDEYVNCSQVKKYLPPEDELLAFFKAFLSAASASATAKK; via the exons ATGATATGTG tcaaatcaATCAGAAAGATTCCCAATTTGCAGGATTCTCGGCAAGATTTGCGCATGTCTAGTTTGAGTAGAAACGTAACT CTTATTTTGGTCAAAGGCTCCCCATTTACTCACAGAGTTGAGTGGGCTCTAAAGATTAAGGGAGTGAAATATGAATATATCGAAGAAGATCGAAATAACAAGAGCTCTCTACTTCTTCAATCAAATCCAGTTCATAAGAAAACCCCAGTGCTCATTCACAACGGAAAGTCCATTGCTGAGTCTATGGTAATTGTTGAATACATTGATGAGACATTTGAAGGCCCTCCCATCCTGCCGAAAGACCCTTATGACCGAGCTTTAGCTCGTTTCTGGGCTAAGTTCCTTGATGATAAG ACGGCAGCAATGGTGAATACTTTCTTACGCGAAGGAGAGGAGCAAGAAAAAGGTAAAGAGGAAGTTTGGGAGATGCTGAAAATTCTTGATAATGAGCTCAAGGATAAGAAATTCTTTGTGAATGACAAATTTGGGTTTGCTGATGTAGCTGCAAATTTTATGGGACTTTGGCTAGGATTATTTCAAGAAGGCTCTGGAGTTGTAGTAGTCACAAGTGaaaattttccaaatttttgtGCTTGGAGAGATGAGTATGTTAACTGCAGCCAAGTCAAGAAATATCTACCTCCAGAAGATGAGTTGCTTGCTTTTTTCAAAGCTTTTCTATCTGCAGCTTCTGCTTCTGCTACTGCTAAAAAATGA